The segment CACTATCCTGGGGGCTGTAGACAAAGGAATCAATGGTCAGACGGGCGTTCTCACCCTGAGACAAGACACTTTGGTCTGCAAAACGAACTTCTACATGGGCACCCTGATTGGTCAGCAGGATGTCGTCGGGATACACCTCGCTTCCAAGCTGTAACGGACGAAGACCAGCTTCGGACTCGGCTCTCACCTCACCCAAAAGACCGACCACATGACCAACGGCTTCCATACTCCCCCCTCAGCTGCCGGTATTGGATAATCTATAGACGTTTAGGAGGATATTAGCAGGTTGGGCAAGCCAGAGCAATGACAACTCGGAATTTCATGACATACCAGCCAAAACCACTGGCATTTGGGCTATTTCATACAAAAAGCCCGAGTGGTATTCCACCCGGGCCTATCAGCTGGCAAATACAGAGCGTAGGGGACTACGCCTTGGCCACCACGCACTTGATTTCAACCAGCCCCGCCTTGGGCAAGGCAGAAACTTCGATCACCGCGCGAGCCGGTTTATGCTCCCCAAAAAATGCGGCATAAATACCGTTGAACACAGGAAACTGCCCCATATCCGTCACAAAGACGTCCACGGCTGCCACATCGTTCACGGTCCGGCCCGCAGCTTCAATGATGGCTTTCATGTTCGACAGCGCCTGCCGCGTCTGAGCCTCGAACCCCTCAGCCATATCACCGGTTTTAGGCGACAGACCAAGCTGACCGCTGACAAAGACGAGGGCACCCGTATCTGCGGCCTGAGAATAAGGTCCCACTGCTGCGGCTGCTTTTTCAGTCTGAACAAACTGCATATTATCCTCCATTACTGAATTGAATTGTCTGCTGACGGACTATCACATCAAGCCGCAACCCTCCACGGAAAACGCTCTGCCCCTCTTGCATTTCCGACAAAAATGATCACCTATATAGTTCAAGAATACCCGTAGGCGGCCCGAAGTGCCGCCCAAAGGAGAACACAATCATGAATTGCGTAATGATCAATAATTGGAAGAAGAGCGAGAAGGCTCCCGAGGCTGCTCAGCAAGCCGCCGAAATGACCCGCAAGCATTGGCAGGAGATCGCTTTGGATCATGGCTATGCCCCCAACAACGTCTGCCTCGCCGAAAGAGACGGAGTCGTCATGGTGGGGCTGTCAGAGGAGATGTATGAGGATTTCCGCGAAGGAACCGGGGGCTGGAGCTTCTATTAGAAGAGCCTTTAGAATCCCCAATCGACATTAGCGCGGTGTTCCAAGCGACTCTTCGTTTTCGGCCTCTTGACCAAGCGCCTTCGGGCGCTTTTTTTTAGCCTTTCTGCAAACCGCGCAGCCGCTCCAGAGTTCGGGATTCATGCTCGCGCTCGCCCATATTGCGGAAGCACAGGGCCGCATACTGCAAAGCCTGGGGGTTGTCCTCGAAAGGCAGCAGAAACGACAATGCCTTGCCGAATTCTCCGAGATTCATGAGTGACACGGCCAAAGCCATACACAACTTCGGGTGCCCTTCGTTGGCGGTCAGGCCCAAGGCCAGAGCGCGTACGGATTCGGGGTATTCCCTGCGTTTCTGCAAAATCAACCCCAATCCCAAAGCCGCGGTGGCGTCGGGGTGATAGTCCAGGGCCCGGCGGTACAAGACCTCCGCCACCGAGAGGGGATCGTTCACCAGTGGGTTACTGGAATAATCGCCATCGTGGAAGGTCATGCCCAGACGCGCCAGAAAATCGGCATGGCGGACGGCCAATTCTGGATCACCAGACAATTCCACTCTCGCAGCATACTCCGGCAGACGGACACCATATTCACTTCGCAGCCTATTTCCGAAACGCTCCACGGTTTCCAGATCCAGGGTCTCGTCGGTCTGAAAATACTTGATGTCTTCAATCCGTTCCAACCAGATATCGTCCGTAGCCCCAGTCTGCTGCTTATAGCGCTCATATAGCGCTGTGCCCGGAAAAATGGACAGAATGAAGAAATGACAGACCAGGGGGCGGATGCGGTCAATGAGCGCCAGGGTTCGATCCACAGTGGCCTCGGATTCGCCCGGACAGCCATAGATGAAATAGGCTCGCGCCAGAATGCCCACGCTGTGGCTGAGCGCAAAGGCCCGAACCACATCTTCCTCGCGGATATTCTTATTCAGGAAATCGCGAATCTCCGTATCACCACTCTCCACCCCGAAACTGATCTGAATGCACCCGGCCCGGCGCATCCAGCCGAGCACCTCGGCGTCCACCGCATTGACGCGTGAGATGGCCTGCCACTGGACATCCAGGCCTCGGTCCAGAATCTCGCGGCAGACCTCGATGACCCGGCCCTTGTCCAGAGTAAAAGTGTCGTCAGACACATAGAGATTATCAATGCCCTGCTCGACAAGGAGCTGCATCTCATCCACGAAATGCTTGGCCGAACGGAAACGAACCCTTGGACCCCAGAAGTCAGGAGAACCGCAGAACGTGCAGCGCCCAGGACAGCCACGGGTCAAGGCCAGATGATTGTAGCGAAACCAGCGAGCGGGGATGGGCAGGTCATCCAGATTCTTCACGGGCGGGCGCACAGCGCTGCAGCACGGTCCCTGCGGGCCACGATAGGCAATCCCCGCAACCGAAGCCAGATCATCGCCTGCGCATAACGCCGCCACCAGCTCGGGCATGGTGACGTCACCTTCGCCCAAAACCACGGCATCAAGCTGAGGGTAGTGCCTCAGAAAAAAGTCCCAGAGGGCAGTGGCCGAGATTCCACCGAACACCACCGGAACATCGGACAGCACCCGCTTCGCCAGTGCCGCGATCTCCAATGCACCAAAGCGGTTGGCCTGAAGAACCGTGAATCCGACCACATCCGGGGCAAAGCTTCGGAGCTCGGCCTCCATGTCGTCTTCAAAGCCACGCTTACCGTGCCAATCAAAAACACGCACCTCATATCCGGCCTGGATACAGGCCGCAGCAATGGCATAGGTGCCGATGGGCACGCTACGGATATCTTCTGTGTGGGTACGCTCCTCCAACCAATAGGCATAGATGAGCGCCACCTTGGGCGCGGGCATGGTTCCTCCTGTTCGTTGGCCTTGCTGTACCCGAAGCAGTCCATGAAGGCCATCCCCGATCTACTCAGACTCCAACGGAAAACGCCGTCAAATCTCCAGTACACGCGGGACAAAAGGTTGTGAAAATGTGCACGAATCGTTTGACGAAACGACTTTATTTTCATTATACGCGAGGACAAGTCAGTGGGTAGGAGGCCTGAAGTTCCAGCTCTCCCGCGTGGTTCAGGCTGCGCGCCTGCCGCTGAGAATCGATTTCAACTGTTTACAAATCGCGCAGGATATTTCACTCCTGTGCAGATTTTCGTTTTGCGCCAACACCGTCAAATATCATTATATAATATAAGAGAAGCTCAACCACCTATGCACCTTATCGATCTTCTACGCGAAAACAGAGAAGCCGTTCTTGAACGTTGGTTCGATCTAATCGTCAAGACTTACCCGGGGTTGAGTTCGATGTTTCTGCACAAGAAGCACCGTTGGGGCAACCCTGTGGGCACCAATATCGATGGAGCCATCGCAGGCCTCTTTGACGAATTATTGAAGGACGAGGCCGGTGAAGACCTCGCTCCTTTAATCGATACCGTTGTCCGCATTCGCACGGTACAGGACTACTCGCCTTCCGAGGCGGTAGCCATTCTGATCTTCATCAAGCATGTAGTCCGCGAGCAGTTTGCCAAGCAGATCGATGCCGGCGAAGTGCCCGTGAGCGAAGTCCTGCAGTTCGAGTCCAGAGTGGACACGATGATGCTGGTGGCCTTCGACATCTACACAAAATGCCGCAACCAGTTGTTCGAGCTTCGGCTCGAGGACTTCAAGCGCCATTTTTCCGGAGTGCTCCGGAAAAAGGGAATTACAGTCGATTACCCGAAGTTCGAATGATCTTCGGAGTCCGGTGACGGGGTAACTGGCACTGTAACTTAAATCGAGGTAGGGGCTTATGAACGCACTGTATTCACTTTTCGCCGTCTTCGTTCTCATCCTTGTCGGGATGGGCGGAACCGCGGCTGGAATGACCCACTTGTTCGGAGTGGTCATTCCGTACCTGGCGATCGCAATCTTCTTTGTAGGATTCGTCGCCAAAGTCATTGGCTGGGCAAAATCGCCCGTGCCATTCAGGATCCCCACGACCGGGGGTCAGATGAAATCGCACGATTGGATCCGGCATTCCAAGCTGGACAATCCGCAAACCACCGGCCAGACCATTGCACGCATGGCGTTGGAAATCCTGTGTTTCCGCTCCCTGTTCCGCAATCTGGCCGTGCAGCGCTTCGGCAGCACCGAGGACGGCGTGGACATGAAAGTCCGCTACGCTTCCTCCAAGTGGCTGTGGGGCTTTGCGCTGCTTTTCCACTACTCCTTCCTGATCGTGTTCGTGCGGCACTTCCGCCTGTTCACCGATCCGGTTCCGGGCTTCCTGTCCGGTCTGGAGTTCTTTGATGGTCTGCTGCAGCTCGGCGTGCCCACCCTGTACCTGACGGACGTGTTCCTGGTACTGGGCGCGACATTCCTGCTGCTCAGGCGCGCCCTGCTCCCGCAGGTTCGCTACATCTCCTTGGTGGCCGACTATTTCCCGCTGTTCCTGATCCTGTCCGTTGCCTGTTCCGGCATCATGATGCGCTACTTCGGCAAGACCGACATCATGGCTGTTAAGGAACTGACCATGGGCCTGTTCAGCTTTGCGCCTGCGGCGCACATCGAGGGAATCGGTGCCATCTTCTACATCCACCTGTTCCTCGTCTGCGTGCTGATCGCGTATTTCCCGTTCAGCAAGCTGATGCACCTGGGTGGTGTGTTCCTGTCTCCGACCAGGAACCTTCCCAACGACAACCGGGCGAAGCATCACCGCAATCCCTGGAACGACCCGAACGTCAAGGCTCACAGCTACGCGGATTACGAAGACGAATTCCGTGAAAAGATGGTTGAAGCCGGACTTCCCGTCGAGAAAGGCCTGGACGAGGCCGCTCAAACCGAGGCCCAGTAGCCATAAGGAGTAGACGATGGCTTGGAATGTAAAACCTGAAGAACTTTTGCAGTACGACTTCAAAGTTCCGCAGAAGGACTGGATGGATGTTCCGGCGGAATTCCGCCCGGGTAACTGGTGTTACCCCGGCAAACCGGAAATCGTTGAATATCTGAACAAGTCCACTCATGGTCAGTTCCCGTATGCCCGCAAATGGGTTCCCACTGACGAAGACTGGAAGCTGCCCGAAAACTGGCGCGACATCATTCGCGACGGTTTCCGTGAACGTCTGGACAAGTACCGCTCCTTCAAGGTGTTCATGGACATCTGTGTGCGTTGCGGTGCCTGCGCCGATAAATGTCACTTCTACATCGGTGGTGGTGACCCCAAGAACATGCCGGTGCTCCGCGCCGAGCTGCTGCGCAGCATCTACCGCGGTGAGTTCACCCTCGCCGGGAAGATCCTGGGCAAACTGGCTGGTGCCCGCAAGCTGGAAGAGGACGTCGTCAAAGAATGGTTCCTCTACTTCTACCAGTGCACCGAGTGCCGCCGCTGTTCGCTGTTCTGCCCCTATGGCATCGACACCGCTGAAATCACCATGATGGCGCGTGAACTGCTGCACCTGGTGGGTCTGAACATCAACTGGATCCTCGAGCCCGCCTCGAACTCCAACCGTACTGGCAACCACATGGGTATCCAGCCCCACGCCTACTACGACATGATGGACTTCATGTGTGAAGACATTGAAGACATCACGGGCGTCAAGGTGAACTGCCCGGTGAACGAAAAGGGCCACGAGGTTCTGTTCATCACCCCGTCCGGCGACATATTCGCTGACCCGGGAACGTACACCTACATGGGCTACCTGATGCTCTTCCACGAGATCGGGCTGGACTATACTTGGTCCACCTACGCCTCCGAGGGCGGCAACTTCGGCCTGTTCACATCCGACGGCCTGATGA is part of the Desulfovibrio ferrophilus genome and harbors:
- a CDS encoding Rid family detoxifying hydrolase gives rise to the protein MQFVQTEKAAAAVGPYSQAADTGALVFVSGQLGLSPKTGDMAEGFEAQTRQALSNMKAIIEAAGRTVNDVAAVDVFVTDMGQFPVFNGIYAAFFGEHKPARAVIEVSALPKAGLVEIKCVVAKA
- a CDS encoding B12-binding domain-containing radical SAM protein yields the protein MPAPKVALIYAYWLEERTHTEDIRSVPIGTYAIAAACIQAGYEVRVFDWHGKRGFEDDMEAELRSFAPDVVGFTVLQANRFGALEIAALAKRVLSDVPVVFGGISATALWDFFLRHYPQLDAVVLGEGDVTMPELVAALCAGDDLASVAGIAYRGPQGPCCSAVRPPVKNLDDLPIPARWFRYNHLALTRGCPGRCTFCGSPDFWGPRVRFRSAKHFVDEMQLLVEQGIDNLYVSDDTFTLDKGRVIEVCREILDRGLDVQWQAISRVNAVDAEVLGWMRRAGCIQISFGVESGDTEIRDFLNKNIREEDVVRAFALSHSVGILARAYFIYGCPGESEATVDRTLALIDRIRPLVCHFFILSIFPGTALYERYKQQTGATDDIWLERIEDIKYFQTDETLDLETVERFGNRLRSEYGVRLPEYAARVELSGDPELAVRHADFLARLGMTFHDGDYSSNPLVNDPLSVAEVLYRRALDYHPDATAALGLGLILQKRREYPESVRALALGLTANEGHPKLCMALAVSLMNLGEFGKALSFLLPFEDNPQALQYAALCFRNMGEREHESRTLERLRGLQKG
- a CDS encoding RsbRD N-terminal domain-containing protein; its protein translation is MHLIDLLRENREAVLERWFDLIVKTYPGLSSMFLHKKHRWGNPVGTNIDGAIAGLFDELLKDEAGEDLAPLIDTVVRIRTVQDYSPSEAVAILIFIKHVVREQFAKQIDAGEVPVSEVLQFESRVDTMMLVAFDIYTKCRNQLFELRLEDFKRHFSGVLRKKGITVDYPKFE
- the dsrM gene encoding sulfate reduction electron transfer complex DsrMKJOP subunit DsrM: MNALYSLFAVFVLILVGMGGTAAGMTHLFGVVIPYLAIAIFFVGFVAKVIGWAKSPVPFRIPTTGGQMKSHDWIRHSKLDNPQTTGQTIARMALEILCFRSLFRNLAVQRFGSTEDGVDMKVRYASSKWLWGFALLFHYSFLIVFVRHFRLFTDPVPGFLSGLEFFDGLLQLGVPTLYLTDVFLVLGATFLLLRRALLPQVRYISLVADYFPLFLILSVACSGIMMRYFGKTDIMAVKELTMGLFSFAPAAHIEGIGAIFYIHLFLVCVLIAYFPFSKLMHLGGVFLSPTRNLPNDNRAKHHRNPWNDPNVKAHSYADYEDEFREKMVEAGLPVEKGLDEAAQTEAQ
- the dsrK gene encoding sulfate reduction electron transfer complex DsrMKJOP subunit DsrK, with amino-acid sequence MAWNVKPEELLQYDFKVPQKDWMDVPAEFRPGNWCYPGKPEIVEYLNKSTHGQFPYARKWVPTDEDWKLPENWRDIIRDGFRERLDKYRSFKVFMDICVRCGACADKCHFYIGGGDPKNMPVLRAELLRSIYRGEFTLAGKILGKLAGARKLEEDVVKEWFLYFYQCTECRRCSLFCPYGIDTAEITMMARELLHLVGLNINWILEPASNSNRTGNHMGIQPHAYYDMMDFMCEDIEDITGVKVNCPVNEKGHEVLFITPSGDIFADPGTYTYMGYLMLFHEIGLDYTWSTYASEGGNFGLFTSDGLMKKLNAKMYAEAQRLGVKYIIGGECGHMWRVVNQYMDTMNGPADFLETPVSPITGTRFDNAAGTSMIHITEFTADLMKHNKLKLDPSRNDHLRVTYHDSCNPARAMGLLDEPRYVIQNVCNNFYEMPEETIREKTFCCAGGSGLNTDEYMEMRMRGGLPRGNALRYVQEKHDVNMLATICAIDRATLPPLANYWAPGVDVTGVHEMVANALVMDGEIPREVNLRQEPLPGAE